One window of the Rhodohalobacter sp. SW132 genome contains the following:
- a CDS encoding CotH kinase family protein: MKISAGAIYKTLLCLSFLFVASIFLEPGQVSAQQLFLNEILASNGWGITDEDGDNEDWIELYYAGDQPLNLEGFGLSDDYDRPFRWEFPDLTIQPGEFLLVWASGKDRSDPEDELHTNFSIASAGEEVLLTTPNGERIDELEPTEIPTDISLGRYPDGTGDWYFYDHPTPGEPNGDDGYRDILDPIEFSHTGGFYDTPFELTLSHPDPDVTIYYTLDGSEPDPEKVGGQTYSYMDRYRPSGDLQERSYETLIYEPGSTLTIDDRSDEPNYLSRKQTTYESNEHPYYFPDDPIFKGTAVRAVAVKNGYSSPKPDTHTYFVTDQPEERYTLPVISLSIQEDYLFDYETGMYVPGKIYDDVNPMYNSHHAVANYNQRGIEWERPASMEIFEPGVTERVFNQDLGVRLHGGSSRSFPIKSFRLYARNQYGDNRFYHQMIPDNPYNEYNRLILRNSGNDWDNMMIRDPMIQNMVGHMNFDTQAYQPYIVFINGEYWGILSMRERYDKHYLERVHGADPENIDLLSGSSTIKEGDDLHYTQMWNYMEENDIAQDHHYEDIQTRMDTDNFIDYQIAQIFVGNTDWPGNNIDYWRYRTDSYNPDAPGQLDGRWRWLLFDTDFGFSRFGEGAHHNTLEFAAYPDGDSWPNPSWSTFIFRSLLENERFRNDFITRYLDQLNSGFRTDWIVRVIREMTDRIQPEIAEHHERWSRPWGGLSDWEGRIEANLVNYAEQRPGYARQHLFDFFEIENEHDITVDISNPAEGFVHVNTIAISGETPGIGPEPYPWTGTYFEGIPVTLKAEPLPGYRFSHWEGIDAESHLTEFSHNLTSPLSVTAVFEEDPNANLFPVAHRLSDSSYQFDEWPADAEAGSYPDNMAFVYMDERDPELTAQVAGFTDGVYDLDSRTRINGLGQDGFAFINTGNEDGNPGYPGTTLGGAILALDTQEMKNISVHWQGSTIRPNSRVYNLQLQYRIGNEGEFQDLLTEDGDPVEYERNDEEGHSEWIGPVTLPQEAENKAYVQLLWRYYYTGERLDEESGQRSKMAVTSISVDGETAIDIEPGTELPREVQLDQNYPNPFNPVTVIGYQLPVQSDVRLEIFDMLGRRVAVLMDGPVQSGHHQATFDASGLSSGVYVYRLTAGDDVQTRQMVLVK; encoded by the coding sequence ATGAAGATCTCTGCCGGTGCAATTTATAAAACGCTACTCTGCCTCTCTTTCCTGTTCGTGGCCTCAATTTTTCTGGAACCCGGTCAGGTTTCAGCCCAGCAACTCTTTCTGAATGAAATTCTCGCCTCCAACGGGTGGGGCATTACTGATGAAGATGGCGATAACGAAGATTGGATCGAACTCTACTACGCCGGGGACCAGCCGCTGAACCTGGAAGGTTTTGGCTTGTCTGATGATTATGACCGCCCGTTCCGATGGGAATTTCCAGATTTGACAATCCAGCCGGGGGAGTTTCTGCTGGTTTGGGCATCCGGAAAAGATCGCAGTGATCCAGAAGATGAGTTACATACAAATTTCAGTATCGCTTCAGCCGGTGAAGAGGTACTGCTGACCACACCAAATGGCGAGCGGATCGATGAACTGGAACCCACTGAAATCCCCACTGACATCAGCCTGGGCCGCTACCCCGACGGCACCGGTGACTGGTATTTCTATGACCACCCCACCCCGGGCGAACCCAACGGAGATGACGGCTACCGGGATATTCTCGACCCTATTGAATTTTCGCACACCGGCGGTTTTTATGATACACCTTTTGAACTCACCCTCTCCCACCCCGACCCGGATGTAACTATCTATTATACACTGGACGGGTCGGAGCCGGATCCTGAAAAAGTGGGCGGTCAAACCTATTCCTACATGGATCGTTACCGGCCCTCCGGCGATTTGCAAGAACGCAGTTACGAAACCCTGATATATGAACCCGGCTCAACTTTAACAATTGATGACAGATCCGATGAGCCGAATTATCTAAGCCGTAAACAAACTACATATGAATCAAATGAACATCCCTATTATTTTCCTGATGACCCGATCTTCAAAGGTACGGCTGTTCGTGCTGTCGCGGTAAAGAATGGCTATTCCTCACCGAAACCGGATACTCACACCTACTTTGTAACCGATCAACCCGAAGAACGTTACACCCTGCCGGTGATCTCTCTATCCATCCAGGAGGATTACCTGTTCGATTATGAAACGGGAATGTATGTGCCGGGTAAAATTTATGACGATGTGAACCCGATGTACAATAGTCATCATGCGGTGGCCAACTATAACCAGCGTGGAATCGAGTGGGAGCGCCCCGCTTCGATGGAGATATTTGAACCTGGTGTAACAGAGCGTGTTTTCAACCAGGATTTGGGTGTTCGGCTGCATGGCGGATCAAGCCGGTCATTCCCGATAAAATCATTCCGCCTCTATGCCCGCAATCAGTATGGAGATAATCGGTTTTATCATCAAATGATCCCCGACAACCCCTACAACGAGTACAACCGGCTGATTTTGCGCAACAGTGGAAACGACTGGGATAATATGATGATCCGCGACCCAATGATTCAGAATATGGTGGGTCACATGAATTTCGATACGCAGGCGTATCAGCCGTACATCGTGTTTATTAACGGTGAATACTGGGGAATTCTGAGCATGAGAGAGCGATATGATAAACATTACCTGGAGCGGGTTCACGGTGCTGATCCAGAAAACATCGACCTGCTCAGCGGCAGTTCTACCATTAAGGAAGGCGATGATCTTCACTATACGCAGATGTGGAATTACATGGAAGAGAATGATATAGCCCAAGACCATCACTACGAAGATATTCAAACCCGGATGGATACAGATAACTTTATCGATTATCAAATTGCACAGATCTTTGTTGGGAATACCGACTGGCCCGGCAATAACATCGACTACTGGCGATATCGAACGGACAGTTACAATCCGGATGCACCCGGTCAGCTCGACGGAAGATGGCGATGGCTGTTATTTGATACCGATTTTGGATTCAGCCGCTTCGGCGAAGGCGCCCATCATAATACCCTGGAATTTGCCGCCTACCCCGACGGGGATTCATGGCCAAACCCATCCTGGTCAACATTTATATTTCGATCTTTGCTGGAGAATGAGAGATTCCGGAATGATTTCATCACGCGGTATCTGGATCAGTTAAACAGCGGATTCAGAACAGACTGGATCGTTCGTGTTATTCGTGAGATGACGGATCGAATTCAGCCTGAAATTGCAGAGCATCACGAGCGGTGGAGCAGGCCCTGGGGCGGACTCAGCGATTGGGAAGGCCGGATTGAAGCTAACCTGGTTAACTACGCAGAACAACGTCCGGGCTACGCTCGCCAGCATCTGTTCGACTTTTTTGAAATTGAAAACGAGCATGACATAACCGTTGATATCTCGAACCCCGCCGAAGGGTTTGTTCATGTGAACACGATCGCCATCAGCGGGGAGACGCCGGGGATCGGCCCGGAGCCGTATCCGTGGACCGGAACCTATTTTGAGGGGATTCCCGTCACGCTGAAAGCCGAGCCCCTGCCCGGCTATCGGTTCTCCCACTGGGAAGGGATCGACGCCGAATCTCACCTGACGGAGTTCAGCCATAATCTCACATCTCCCCTATCGGTAACCGCCGTGTTTGAAGAAGACCCCAACGCCAACCTCTTCCCTGTTGCACACCGGCTGAGCGACAGCTCCTATCAATTTGATGAGTGGCCGGCCGATGCCGAGGCTGGAAGTTATCCCGACAACATGGCGTTTGTGTATATGGATGAGCGCGATCCGGAGCTGACGGCACAGGTTGCAGGCTTTACCGATGGCGTGTACGATTTAGATTCACGCACCCGGATCAACGGACTGGGTCAAGACGGATTTGCGTTCATCAACACCGGAAACGAGGATGGAAACCCCGGCTATCCCGGCACCACCCTCGGCGGGGCAATACTGGCTCTTGACACGCAGGAGATGAAAAACATCTCCGTACACTGGCAGGGCAGCACCATTCGCCCAAATTCAAGAGTGTACAACCTGCAGCTGCAGTACCGAATCGGAAACGAGGGTGAGTTCCAGGATTTACTGACTGAAGATGGTGATCCGGTGGAATATGAACGAAACGATGAAGAGGGCCACAGCGAATGGATCGGGCCGGTGACACTGCCGCAAGAGGCTGAGAACAAAGCGTACGTACAACTTCTGTGGCGGTATTACTACACCGGGGAGCGGCTGGATGAAGAGAGCGGTCAGCGCTCCAAAATGGCGGTAACGTCCATCAGCGTGGATGGTGAAACTGCAATCGATATCGAGCCGGGTACGGAACTGCCCCGAGAAGTGCAGCTCGACCAAAACTACCCCAATCCATTCAACCCTGTGACGGTAATCGGATACCAGCTTCCGGTTCAAAGTGATGTGCGCCTTGAAATATTTGATATGCTCGGCCGTCGCGTTGCCGTTCTTATGGATGGCCCGGTTCAGTCAGGCCACCACCAGGCTACATTCGATGCCTCTGGTCTCTCCAGCGGCGTTTACGTTTATCGCCTTACGGCCGGAGACGACGTCCAAACCCGGCAGATGGTGCTGGTGAAATAA
- a CDS encoding T9SS type A sorting domain-containing protein gives MNIPATNKALTFFKMSGTFIICLLISFLNQSPAQAQSEQNVIIYADSTAQIIRGFGAANIVGWWPDMTPGDVENAFGMEDGQLGMSILRIRISPDENQWGDNLPTAQMAYDMGVKVIASPWSPPAEMKTNNELIGGSLRPDAYADYADHLNRFADFMEENGVPLYGISIQNEPDIQVSYESCDWTPEEMITFLRDHGDSIGPRIIAPESFQFLREMSDPILNDSLAAAQVDILGGHIYGGGNFRYPLAEQKGKEIWMTEYLLNLGTGNTGADPWSSYSEEEVWDETLTMLSSMQRSMRNNWNAYIWWYLQRYYSFIGDGDEGTENGEILKRGYAFAHFSRFVRPGYHRVHASVPFDVGFTQFSATAYKDMDSSQLVVIAVNGENSDREYTFTFQDSAPSQIRQFQTSLTQNLEQLENPDLDPDGRSFTATIPARSVTTFVGDEVQAVSNKIDENRNRPNSVQLRQNYPNPFNPSTTIHYRLTEAGNITLKVFDMTGREVATLTNGIQTAGDHRISFDATNLSSGIYIYRLQAGDRVLTRKMTLIK, from the coding sequence ATGAACATACCTGCTACAAACAAAGCCCTCACATTTTTTAAGATGTCCGGCACATTTATAATCTGTCTTCTGATTTCATTTTTGAATCAATCTCCCGCTCAGGCACAAAGTGAACAAAATGTTATTATTTATGCAGACAGTACTGCGCAAATCATTCGCGGTTTTGGTGCCGCAAACATCGTAGGATGGTGGCCGGATATGACGCCCGGGGATGTGGAAAACGCCTTTGGTATGGAAGATGGCCAGCTTGGGATGTCGATCCTTCGGATACGGATCTCGCCAGACGAGAATCAATGGGGAGATAATCTACCCACGGCACAAATGGCCTACGATATGGGCGTTAAAGTAATTGCATCCCCGTGGAGCCCGCCTGCGGAAATGAAAACAAACAACGAGTTGATAGGAGGGAGCCTTCGACCGGATGCCTATGCCGATTATGCGGATCATCTGAACCGTTTTGCAGATTTTATGGAAGAGAACGGGGTACCGCTTTACGGAATTTCGATCCAGAATGAGCCCGATATTCAGGTGAGTTATGAGTCCTGCGACTGGACACCCGAAGAGATGATTACATTTCTGCGTGATCACGGAGATTCGATCGGCCCCAGAATTATCGCGCCTGAATCCTTTCAGTTTCTAAGGGAGATGTCGGATCCTATTCTGAATGATTCCCTTGCTGCCGCACAAGTGGATATTCTGGGCGGCCACATTTATGGAGGCGGAAACTTCCGATATCCGCTTGCTGAGCAAAAAGGCAAAGAGATCTGGATGACAGAATATCTTCTTAACCTCGGAACGGGAAATACGGGCGCTGATCCATGGAGTTCCTACAGTGAAGAGGAAGTATGGGATGAAACCCTAACAATGCTCAGTTCCATGCAGCGATCTATGAGGAATAACTGGAACGCCTACATCTGGTGGTATCTGCAGAGATACTATTCGTTTATCGGTGATGGGGATGAGGGAACGGAAAATGGCGAAATCTTAAAAAGAGGATACGCCTTTGCACACTTCTCTCGCTTTGTTCGTCCGGGATATCATCGTGTACATGCGAGTGTTCCTTTTGATGTTGGATTTACTCAGTTTTCAGCCACTGCGTATAAAGATATGGATTCGTCTCAATTGGTCGTAATTGCGGTAAATGGTGAGAATTCCGACAGGGAGTACACGTTTACGTTCCAGGATTCGGCACCATCACAAATCAGGCAATTTCAAACCAGTTTAACTCAGAACCTGGAACAGCTTGAAAATCCCGATCTTGATCCGGATGGCAGATCCTTTACGGCCACCATACCGGCAAGATCGGTCACCACGTTTGTAGGAGATGAGGTTCAGGCTGTTTCAAATAAGATTGATGAAAACAGGAACCGGCCGAATTCCGTGCAGCTGCGGCAAAACTATCCCAACCCGTTTAACCCGTCCACGACGATTCATTATCGATTAACTGAAGCCGGAAACATAACGCTGAAAGTGTTTGATATGACGGGACGTGAAGTGGCTACATTAACAAACGGAATACAAACCGCAGGTGATCACCGGATCTCTTTTGATGCTACAAATCTATCCAGCGGCATTTATATCTATCGATTGCAGGCCGGTGACAGGGTGCTGACCCGAAAGATGACGCTGATAAAGTAG